A part of Trichocoleus sp. FACHB-46 genomic DNA contains:
- a CDS encoding CPBP family intramembrane glutamic endopeptidase has protein sequence MKLKQLILGVLTIIAIAFIGLSLAQSWSQPQVQSRLELYQTNLLLHASEWQGDANSDVDLKDARDKLIGDEPVKAALKQYQEARQSVAGTLAKLETRSQPTLEDRPLARTLKPETQPKVAPATETPAPKTQAQQSQEPILQMTRLIHELDLRLGVLQAQQEQTDAALATWNQLIDTTQPSSQFSSLGKTATALVGLWSTPSSLLPDAELQIKQELDGWFRYQALTRLYKLQQRQTSLSELQTTEQDLAQQAALKLLLIAGIPVFGFLIGIGILVYLVVQWLVKGKQALLVQNGALSWPTLWNGETIWQVLVLFFVGQFFVGQIALPLGLQLLGINPASFDSRTQAIYILAVYALLVTVGLLVLYSSLKPFLPLPDEEYEDWFRIKGGGNWFWWGLGGYFMALPLVILVSLINQQFWQGQGGSNPILPIVLEGRDNVALVIFFLTASVAAPLFEEVMFRGFLLPSLTRYVPVWGAITISAFLFALAHLSLSEILPLMVLGMVLGFVYTRSRNLLAPMLMHSLWNSGTLLSLFILGSGST, from the coding sequence ATGAAACTGAAGCAATTGATTTTAGGGGTTCTGACGATTATTGCGATCGCTTTTATTGGTTTATCTTTAGCCCAAAGCTGGAGTCAGCCTCAAGTTCAGAGCCGTCTAGAACTCTATCAAACCAATCTGTTGCTGCACGCTTCCGAGTGGCAAGGCGATGCCAATAGCGATGTAGATCTCAAAGACGCACGGGATAAATTGATTGGCGATGAACCCGTCAAAGCCGCTTTGAAACAGTACCAAGAAGCTCGGCAATCGGTGGCAGGCACTTTAGCTAAATTGGAAACGCGATCGCAGCCTACATTAGAAGATCGCCCATTAGCTCGCACCTTAAAGCCTGAAACGCAGCCTAAAGTTGCTCCAGCCACAGAAACACCCGCTCCCAAAACTCAAGCCCAACAAAGCCAAGAACCCATTCTTCAGATGACTCGCCTCATTCATGAGCTGGACTTGCGGTTAGGGGTTTTACAGGCCCAACAAGAACAAACCGATGCGGCTTTGGCAACTTGGAACCAGTTGATTGACACGACTCAACCTAGTAGCCAATTCAGCAGTCTGGGTAAGACAGCAACGGCTTTAGTAGGTTTGTGGAGTACTCCTTCCAGCCTTCTACCCGATGCTGAACTGCAAATCAAACAAGAATTAGATGGCTGGTTTCGCTACCAAGCTCTGACGCGATTGTACAAATTGCAACAACGCCAAACGAGTCTCAGTGAATTGCAAACTACCGAACAAGACCTGGCTCAGCAAGCCGCTTTGAAGTTGCTACTCATTGCTGGGATTCCAGTGTTTGGCTTTTTGATTGGCATTGGCATTTTGGTCTATTTAGTTGTGCAATGGCTCGTGAAAGGTAAGCAAGCCTTGTTAGTGCAAAATGGAGCCTTGAGTTGGCCGACTCTTTGGAATGGCGAAACTATTTGGCAAGTTTTAGTCCTCTTTTTCGTAGGGCAATTTTTTGTCGGTCAAATTGCCTTGCCCTTGGGGCTGCAACTTTTAGGCATCAACCCTGCTAGCTTTGATAGCCGGACGCAAGCCATTTATATTCTGGCTGTGTATGCCTTGCTTGTAACTGTCGGGCTTCTGGTTCTCTACAGCTCTTTGAAGCCATTCCTACCCTTGCCTGATGAAGAGTATGAAGACTGGTTCCGCATCAAGGGCGGAGGCAACTGGTTTTGGTGGGGACTGGGCGGTTATTTCATGGCTCTACCTCTAGTAATTTTGGTGTCGTTGATCAACCAACAGTTTTGGCAAGGACAGGGAGGTAGCAATCCCATTTTGCCGATTGTGTTAGAGGGCCGAGATAATGTGGCCTTGGTAATCTTTTTCCTGACCGCCTCGGTCGCGGCTCCTTTGTTTGAAGAAGTGATGTTCCGGGGCTTCCTGCTGCCATCCTTGACCCGCTACGTGCCTGTCTGGGGAGCGATTACTATCAGTGCTTTTCTATTTGCCCTGGCTCACCTGAGCCTGTCAGAAATATTACCGCTGATGGTTTTGGGGATGGTGTTGGGGTTTGTCTACACGCGATCGCGCAATCTCCTTGCTCCCATGCTGATGCACAGCCTTTGGAATAGCGGCACTTTGCTGAGTCTCTTTATTCTGGGCAGTGGCTCAACTTAG
- a CDS encoding cation-translocating P-type ATPase produces MQLTPDQIVATPNSSEIVTLEVAGMKCAGCVRTVEQQLSQHPGVISASVNLVTEVATVECAAGIADPAILAQAVTEAGFPTQPRFVAAENDATPGVGSTSTSFRERHQLEIQQQTRRTAIAGLLLLLSGLGHVGQWGWLTLPILSNIWFHWGLATIALVGPGRFILVEGWRGLRRNAPNMNTLVGLGTFTAYTASCIALFFPSLGWECFFDEPVMLVGFILLGRTLEQRARGRAVAAFEALIALQPRVARLIPQPTIDPGNQTAIASQTCVEIPAERVRVGEWLQVLPGEKMPVDGKLVAGQTTVDESMLTGEALPVLKQPGELVAAGTLNQSGAIAIQATRTGKDTTLAQIIALVETAQTRKAPIQHLADTVAGYFTYTVMAIATVTFVFWYGIGTHVWPEVLSHHIAIASLTTHAHLMQQSHLADLPTQTSPLLLSLKLAIAVLVVACPCALGLATPTAILVGSSLGAEQGLLIRGGDVLEQVHHLDTIVFDKTGTLTAGQPTVTDCLPLVTANANLEPLSPQDLLQFAATVESGARHPLAAAILQQAQTQKLDLLPAKDFYTEPGRGISALVSDRLVVLGNADWLSHQGIVVSDVAQAQAEVLAQAGKTVVYVAIADTLVGLIAAVDPLRPDAHATVKQLQQMGLRVHLLSGDRHEVAALIAKSVGIAAENVQSGIQPAEKAAAIAQLQKLGHQVAMVGDGINDAPALAQANIGISLYSGTDVAVETAEIVLMRDRLMDVVKSIRLSRATFKKIRQNLFWAFAYNILGIPLAAGTFLVATGFVLSPAAAGAMMAFSSVSVVTNSLLLRYTQSPLKNETGGKA; encoded by the coding sequence ATGCAACTGACTCCAGACCAAATTGTTGCAACTCCAAACTCCTCAGAAATTGTAACTTTAGAAGTTGCGGGGATGAAGTGTGCAGGCTGCGTCCGAACGGTAGAACAGCAACTCAGCCAACACCCTGGAGTAATTTCTGCCTCTGTCAACTTAGTAACTGAAGTCGCAACAGTTGAGTGTGCAGCAGGCATTGCTGATCCTGCTATTTTGGCTCAAGCCGTGACCGAAGCAGGCTTCCCGACACAACCGAGATTTGTAGCCGCAGAGAATGATGCTACTCCTGGGGTTGGTTCTACCTCGACAAGCTTTAGAGAACGACATCAACTCGAAATTCAACAACAAACCCGCCGAACTGCGATCGCAGGTTTACTCCTACTGCTGTCTGGGTTAGGCCACGTTGGACAGTGGGGCTGGTTAACCCTTCCCATCCTCAGCAATATTTGGTTCCATTGGGGACTGGCAACAATAGCACTGGTAGGGCCAGGGCGGTTCATTTTGGTCGAAGGCTGGCGAGGGCTACGACGCAACGCCCCCAACATGAATACGCTCGTTGGTTTGGGCACCTTCACTGCTTACACCGCTAGTTGTATTGCTCTGTTCTTTCCCAGCTTGGGCTGGGAGTGTTTCTTTGATGAACCCGTGATGTTAGTGGGGTTTATCTTGTTAGGCCGTACGCTGGAGCAGCGAGCTAGAGGCCGAGCCGTTGCCGCTTTTGAGGCTTTGATCGCGCTTCAACCGCGCGTTGCTCGCCTGATCCCCCAACCCACCATTGATCCGGGCAATCAAACTGCGATCGCCTCACAGACCTGTGTAGAGATTCCGGCGGAGCGAGTGCGGGTAGGGGAGTGGCTGCAAGTGCTACCGGGAGAAAAGATGCCTGTGGACGGCAAATTGGTGGCTGGGCAAACCACAGTCGATGAGTCGATGCTGACCGGAGAAGCTTTACCCGTGCTCAAACAGCCTGGGGAGCTGGTCGCAGCAGGCACCCTGAATCAATCAGGGGCGATCGCCATCCAAGCCACCCGCACAGGCAAGGACACGACGCTGGCTCAAATCATTGCTCTGGTAGAAACGGCTCAAACTCGCAAAGCCCCGATCCAGCATTTAGCTGACACTGTGGCTGGGTACTTTACCTACACAGTTATGGCGATCGCAACTGTCACCTTTGTCTTTTGGTACGGAATTGGCACTCACGTTTGGCCTGAAGTGCTAAGCCACCACATCGCGATCGCGTCCCTCACGACTCATGCTCATCTGATGCAGCAGAGCCACTTAGCAGACTTGCCGACGCAGACCTCACCGTTGTTGTTAAGCCTCAAATTAGCGATCGCCGTGTTGGTCGTTGCCTGTCCTTGTGCTTTAGGTTTGGCAACTCCAACCGCGATCTTGGTGGGTTCTAGCTTGGGCGCTGAGCAGGGTCTGTTAATTCGAGGCGGAGATGTTTTGGAGCAAGTCCATCACCTCGACACCATCGTGTTTGATAAAACTGGGACTCTGACTGCGGGTCAGCCGACTGTTACTGATTGCTTACCTCTAGTTACTGCTAACGCCAATCTTGAACCGCTCTCTCCTCAAGATTTATTACAGTTCGCTGCCACTGTGGAAAGTGGAGCCCGTCATCCCTTAGCTGCCGCAATCTTGCAACAAGCCCAAACTCAGAAGTTAGATCTTTTACCCGCTAAAGATTTCTACACGGAGCCAGGACGGGGAATTTCGGCCTTAGTCAGCGATCGCTTAGTGGTGTTGGGTAATGCCGATTGGCTGAGCCACCAAGGGATTGTGGTGAGTGACGTTGCTCAGGCTCAAGCAGAAGTATTAGCACAAGCTGGCAAAACTGTGGTCTATGTTGCGATCGCAGACACACTAGTTGGCTTAATTGCTGCTGTTGATCCTCTGCGGCCTGATGCCCATGCCACTGTCAAACAGCTACAACAAATGGGCTTGCGGGTTCACCTCTTAAGTGGCGATCGCCACGAGGTTGCGGCTCTGATTGCTAAATCTGTGGGCATTGCTGCGGAAAACGTACAGTCTGGAATTCAGCCTGCGGAAAAAGCTGCCGCGATCGCTCAATTACAAAAACTGGGTCATCAAGTTGCGATGGTAGGCGATGGTATCAATGATGCTCCAGCGCTGGCCCAAGCCAATATCGGTATTTCTTTGTACTCTGGTACAGATGTGGCTGTCGAGACCGCCGAAATTGTGCTGATGCGCGATCGCCTGATGGACGTTGTAAAATCAATTCGACTGAGTCGCGCCACTTTTAAAAAAATTCGTCAGAACTTGTTCTGGGCTTTTGCTTACAACATCCTAGGGATTCCTCTCGCTGCGGGTACTTTCCTAGTGGCAACAGGGTTTGTTCTGAGCCCAGCGGCGGCGGGAGCAATGATGGCTTTTAGTTCTGTCAGTGTGGTGACAAATTCACTTTTACTTCGTTACACCCAGTCTCCCCTTAAGAATGAAACGGGTGGCAAAGCTTAA
- a CDS encoding histidine phosphatase family protein, with protein MRHGESSYNVERRVQGHCDQSTLTEAGRAAAQKVGAALSGLTFDAVYSSPLKRAKETAQLALSCFPTATHYPPEIQLTDNLKEINLVLWEGILFDEVEAKFPEDIQLWRDQPHKLRMEIPGPNGTVDFFPVPALYEQARQFWQEVLPRHGDQTILVVAHSGINRALISTAIGLDCDRYQSLQQSNCGITVLNFAGGLDAPVQVESLNLTAHFGEPLPKRRSGQKGPRLLLVRHGETEWNRQKRFQGQIDVPLNDNGREQARQAAEFLRSISIDAAVSSSMQRPKETAEIILQYHPNIDLKLDDTLQEISHGLWEGKLESEIEAEFPGELQRWQATPEAVQMPEGENLQQVWDRAIAAWNAIVETAAASPTPQTVLVVAHDAINKAILCHVAGLGPENFWNFKQGNGAVSVIDYPKGPAGHPVLQAMNITSHLAGGVLDKTAAGAL; from the coding sequence GTGCGCCACGGCGAGAGTAGCTATAACGTTGAGCGCCGTGTTCAGGGTCACTGTGACCAATCAACCTTAACTGAAGCAGGTCGTGCTGCGGCTCAAAAAGTTGGGGCAGCTTTGAGTGGCCTCACCTTCGATGCGGTGTATAGCAGTCCGCTGAAACGAGCGAAAGAAACAGCTCAGCTAGCGCTTTCCTGCTTTCCGACGGCTACTCATTATCCTCCCGAAATCCAGCTAACCGACAACCTCAAAGAAATCAATCTGGTGCTCTGGGAAGGCATATTGTTTGATGAGGTCGAAGCTAAATTCCCCGAGGATATCCAGTTGTGGCGAGACCAACCGCATAAACTACGGATGGAAATCCCTGGACCGAACGGCACAGTTGATTTCTTTCCAGTCCCAGCGCTTTACGAACAAGCTCGACAGTTTTGGCAAGAAGTTTTACCTCGGCATGGGGACCAAACCATTCTGGTTGTCGCTCATAGCGGCATTAATCGAGCTTTGATCAGCACTGCCATTGGTCTAGATTGCGATCGCTACCAATCTTTGCAGCAATCTAACTGCGGCATCACTGTCTTGAATTTTGCAGGTGGCTTAGACGCGCCTGTGCAGGTAGAGTCTCTGAACTTGACCGCTCACTTTGGCGAACCGTTGCCAAAGCGTCGCTCTGGTCAAAAGGGGCCCCGCCTCTTACTGGTGCGGCACGGAGAAACAGAATGGAATCGGCAGAAGCGCTTCCAAGGTCAAATTGATGTCCCACTCAATGACAATGGGCGCGAACAAGCTCGACAAGCAGCTGAGTTTTTGCGCTCCATTAGCATTGATGCGGCAGTAAGTAGCTCAATGCAGCGGCCCAAAGAAACAGCAGAAATTATTCTGCAATACCACCCCAACATTGATTTAAAGCTCGACGATACCTTGCAAGAAATCAGTCATGGTTTGTGGGAAGGCAAGCTAGAGTCAGAGATTGAGGCAGAGTTTCCTGGTGAGTTGCAACGCTGGCAAGCCACCCCCGAAGCCGTGCAAATGCCTGAGGGTGAGAACTTGCAACAGGTATGGGATCGGGCGATCGCAGCTTGGAACGCCATTGTCGAAACAGCGGCTGCATCTCCCACCCCCCAGACCGTATTGGTGGTGGCTCACGATGCCATCAACAAAGCCATTTTGTGTCATGTGGCAGGTTTAGGGCCAGAAAATTTCTGGAACTTCAAGCAAGGGAATGGTGCGGTGAGTGTGATTGACTACCCCAAAGGCCCAGCAGGGCACCCTGTCTTGCAAGCAATGAATATTACGTCTCACCTAGCAGGTGGAGTTTTAGACAAAACGGCAGCAGGAGCTTTGTAA
- a CDS encoding FHA domain-containing protein gives MASEPKQNHLLIIEDDKGQRHFTLDGSVYTIGRDVKCDICLASLFVSRRHATLVKLPKENGSYFYRIQDGSLKGKPSVNGLLVNGHKLQGHDLQNKDVVVFGPSVRIIYFVLEEDALANLDPDDLEIPEFDVTLIDPRMVGVASED, from the coding sequence ATGGCTTCAGAACCTAAGCAAAATCATCTTTTGATTATTGAAGACGATAAGGGGCAAAGACACTTCACCCTTGATGGCTCGGTATACACGATTGGCAGAGATGTTAAATGTGACATCTGTCTTGCTTCACTATTTGTATCTCGACGGCACGCCACCTTAGTAAAGCTGCCAAAGGAAAACGGTAGCTACTTTTATCGAATTCAGGATGGCAGTCTCAAAGGCAAGCCTAGCGTGAATGGGTTGTTGGTCAATGGCCATAAGTTACAGGGACACGACCTGCAAAACAAAGACGTAGTGGTGTTTGGTCCTTCGGTTCGGATCATTTACTTTGTTTTGGAAGAAGATGCACTAGCCAACTTAGATCCTGACGATCTAGAGATCCCGGAATTTGATGTAACGCTGATTGATCCTCGGATGGTAGGTGTTGCTTCGGAAGATTGA
- a CDS encoding dihydroorotase: MTNELLQQVRVLDPAAMTDRVADVLIVDGKIEAIADSISEWPTDSQVRDGRGLILGPGLVDLYSHSGEPGFEDRETLRSLQQAAIAGGFTRLNILPDTTPALDNPAGLAWLQDKRQFQLPVQVRAWGALTLGVQGQQMTELAELGAAGVVGFADGRALSSYGLLRRLLEYLQPLQKPVALWPCDPKLTGNGVMREGPESIRFGLPGSPAIAETTAIAALFELVAAIGTPVHIMRVSTARSVELIQVAKERGLPITASTTWMHLLLNSQAIQTYDPNLRLEPPLGNLTDQAALIDGIRQGVLDAIAIDHTPYTYEEKTVAFAEAPPGAIGLELALPLLWQRFVMSGEWTALELWRVLSSNPAKCLQQPVATVAPGQPAELALFDPSQPWVVSGQSLKSLSINTPWLGQELLGQIVQTWCPSS, encoded by the coding sequence ATGACTAATGAACTGCTCCAACAAGTCCGGGTCTTAGATCCTGCGGCGATGACCGATCGCGTGGCCGATGTCTTGATTGTCGATGGCAAGATTGAGGCGATCGCAGACTCTATCTCTGAGTGGCCCACCGATAGTCAGGTACGAGATGGTCGAGGCTTGATCTTAGGGCCAGGGTTAGTCGATTTGTATAGCCACTCTGGCGAACCCGGATTTGAGGACAGGGAAACCCTACGTTCTTTACAGCAGGCCGCGATCGCAGGTGGATTCACGCGCCTAAATATCCTGCCTGACACGACCCCCGCTCTAGACAATCCCGCTGGACTCGCTTGGTTACAAGACAAACGGCAATTTCAGCTTCCAGTCCAAGTTCGGGCATGGGGCGCTTTGACGCTAGGAGTGCAAGGACAACAAATGACCGAGCTAGCCGAGCTAGGAGCAGCAGGCGTTGTGGGTTTTGCCGATGGCCGAGCTTTATCCAGTTATGGACTCCTGCGGCGACTTTTGGAATATCTCCAGCCATTGCAAAAACCTGTGGCGCTTTGGCCTTGCGACCCCAAGCTAACAGGGAATGGGGTGATGCGAGAGGGACCAGAATCGATTCGCTTTGGCTTGCCTGGAAGTCCTGCGATTGCCGAAACCACTGCGATCGCGGCTCTCTTCGAACTCGTTGCAGCGATCGGTACGCCTGTGCATATCATGCGAGTCTCGACTGCCCGTAGCGTGGAATTGATTCAAGTGGCTAAGGAACGGGGTCTGCCCATTACGGCTAGCACCACCTGGATGCATTTGTTGCTCAATAGTCAGGCGATTCAAACCTACGACCCCAACTTACGGCTGGAGCCTCCATTAGGCAACCTAACGGATCAAGCCGCTTTAATTGATGGCATCAGGCAAGGCGTGTTAGATGCGATCGCGATCGATCACACTCCTTACACCTATGAAGAAAAAACAGTGGCTTTTGCCGAGGCTCCTCCAGGCGCGATCGGATTAGAGTTAGCACTCCCTCTGTTATGGCAACGCTTTGTCATGAGTGGTGAATGGACAGCGCTAGAGCTTTGGCGCGTACTCAGCAGCAATCCAGCCAAATGTTTGCAACAGCCTGTCGCCACAGTCGCACCTGGCCAACCTGCTGAACTGGCTTTGTTTGACCCCAGCCAGCCTTGGGTGGTGAGCGGGCAGTCTCTTAAGTCTTTATCTATTAACACACCTTGGTTGGGTCAAGAGCTGCTTGGTCAGATTGTGCAAACCTGGTGTCCTAGTTCTTAA
- a CDS encoding FHA domain-containing protein, giving the protein MASEPIQNHLLIIEDGKGRRKFVLGKSLYSIGRDVGCDIRLSSLFVGRHHANLIQKSHEDGSCYYRIVDGDLDGKPSVNGLLINGHKLQGHDLKNEDVVVFGPCVRVIYFILEDGTINSFDPDTWDIPEFDITLIDPKMVGVAPED; this is encoded by the coding sequence ATGGCATCAGAACCGATCCAAAATCACTTATTAATCATTGAAGACGGCAAAGGTCGGCGCAAGTTTGTTCTTGGTAAATCTCTTTATTCAATTGGTCGAGATGTCGGGTGTGATATCCGTCTCTCTTCCTTATTTGTAGGCCGTCATCATGCGAACTTGATTCAAAAATCCCATGAGGATGGAAGCTGTTACTATCGAATCGTAGATGGTGATCTTGACGGTAAGCCTAGTGTGAATGGATTGCTGATCAACGGCCACAAGCTTCAAGGCCATGACCTAAAAAACGAAGATGTGGTTGTTTTTGGCCCTTGCGTCCGTGTAATCTACTTCATCCTAGAAGACGGCACGATCAACAGTTTTGATCCCGATACTTGGGACATCCCTGAATTTGATATCACTTTAATTGATCCCAAAATGGTGGGTGTTGCTCCTGAAGATTGA
- the lepB gene encoding signal peptidase I — translation MTRVQNQASDENTQPQVENPWLEGLKTIGLSVILALGIRTFVAEARYIPSGSMLPTLQINDRLIVDKLSYHFHSLERGDIVVFSPTQTLKDQGFKDAFIKRVIGLPGEKVEVKGGRVYINDQPLREEYIDEKPSYQWGPVQVASDSYLVLGDNRNNSYDSHYWGFVPRDRIIGRAVVRFWPPNRVGELGQEPAYELKSAQ, via the coding sequence ATGACTCGTGTGCAGAATCAAGCGTCTGACGAAAATACCCAACCACAAGTTGAAAATCCTTGGTTAGAGGGACTCAAAACCATTGGGCTGAGTGTCATTTTAGCTTTGGGAATTCGCACTTTCGTCGCTGAAGCGCGCTATATCCCATCCGGGTCAATGCTGCCAACGCTACAAATCAACGATCGCTTGATTGTAGATAAATTAAGCTACCACTTCCATAGCTTAGAGCGAGGCGATATTGTCGTGTTCTCTCCAACTCAAACCTTAAAAGACCAAGGCTTTAAGGATGCATTCATCAAACGGGTGATTGGTCTACCGGGTGAGAAGGTAGAAGTCAAGGGAGGGCGAGTCTATATCAATGACCAACCGTTGAGAGAAGAGTACATTGACGAGAAACCCAGCTACCAGTGGGGGCCTGTGCAGGTAGCTTCTGACTCTTATTTAGTGCTGGGCGACAACCGCAATAACAGCTACGACAGTCACTACTGGGGGTTTGTCCCTCGCGATCGCATCATTGGTCGAGCTGTGGTGCGTTTCTGGCCTCCCAATCGAGTTGGAGAGTTAGGCCAAGAGCCAGCTTATGAACTTAAGTCTGCTCAGTAA